In Calliopsis andreniformis isolate RMS-2024a chromosome 9, iyCalAndr_principal, whole genome shotgun sequence, the genomic window cgtatatataaaaataaaccaTACAACTTGCACCATCAATTTAAAATAGTCGTAAAAACTTTAAGAACATGcctttaaaaattcaataagcgtACGAGTTGGACGACCTGTCATTCCAGCTGATATGTATGGTAACTCTTCATGTCCAGAACCCATTACTCCCGCAATATCTAAATGCATCCACGGTGTATCGTTTCCAACGAATTCTCGTAAGAAAGCGGCTGCGGTACACGAGCCGCCACCTTTGGTTTTCGCGGTATTATTGATATCCGCTGATTTGATTTTCTCtgcaaataatattaatacataTGATACATTATTCTTTCAATACCAAGCACAAATTGTACAAAGCTGGAAAAATCTGCACAGAATAGAAGGATTTTCGTACTTGTCATCTCATCCGTAAAGTGTTGCCAAAGTGGAAGTCGCCATACTCGATCACCAGTTTCAGTACCAGCCTTTTTTAACGTCTCGAAAAGACCATCATCGTTTGAGAAAACTCCAGTTGCAGCTCTTCCTAACGTGATTCTCATCGCACCCGTCAGCGTTGCAATATCCAAGACAAATCTATATACGTACACATATTTGTACATATATGCATCAAGTATTTCATAAATTATAATTGTGAATGAATATTATATGTGTTTGTAACGAATGACTACCTTGGATTAAATTCTTGGGCATAACAAAGAGCATCGGCAAGAATGAGTCTACCTTCTGCATCAGTATTATCTACAATGATTGTTTTTCCATTCATCGCAACTACAAGATCTCCAGGTTTAGTCGCGGTTCCAGATGGCAAGTTTTCAGTAAGTGGGATTAAACCGACAATGTTTACTTTCAGCTTCAGTTCAGCTACAGCGCGGATAGCAGCTGCTACGCATGCTGCGCCGCTCATATCTGCACGCATTTCGTCCATATCAGCTGAAGGCTAGAATCATTACACACATAAGCAATCTAAGTTAAGATAAAAAGATCATACAGTTATTTACCTTAAGACTAATACCACCAGCATCAAATGTAACGCCTTTTCCGACAAAGACGATTGGCTGGCTTTTACCCTCATCACCTTTATAGTGTATTTCAACGAACTTTGGTGGTTCCAAACTGCCATTAGATACACTAAGGAAAGAACCCATTCTCTTTTCTTCTGCCCATTTCTTATCGTGAACTTGAACAGTAATTCCTAATgtactgagaactgaagatacTTCGTTAGAAAATATTGTGGGTGTCATTAAATTGGCTGGAGTATCTGCAAGTTCACGTGCCCAATTTTGTGCTTGGGCTTTGATACTTCCAATTATCCACTCTTTCCTTAAAATAAAGGAATAATAAGGTATTTACAAtagtaaaatacaatggaacaagAAATAGATATAATACTTACTGTCCTTCTTGACCATATAGCGAGATTTTTGGAAATACTTTTTGTTGTTCCTTATTTTTCAAACCCTGATAAAACCATGTAGATAATGCAGCTCCTTCTGCTGCTGCTTCTGCATCCCCTAGTGACTCCAATTCTATGTCTTTTATTTCAACTGCATCCAATGCACGACATCCCGCTAATGTAACATTATCATATCATTATTGCATTGAAGTATAAGTCTACATTAAAAAAAAGATATATATATGAAAAGCAAATATTTACCTGCTGCAGCAAGACGTATGCTTTCCTTTCCTTCGTCTATTTCTTCAAGTTTGTTAATACCAGGGTCTTTCTTTCCAAGGCCAACAACTGCAACTCCCGCATAATCGTTTTCATCCAAACCCCAAAATACTCTAGTCTGACCTTTGGGAATTTTTGGACCTGCTCTGTAGTAATACAAGCgtaaaatcattatttaaaaTCATTCAAATATGAAACAAATAGATTTTTAAGATAAAGGGTAAATTTATGTgtgattaaaaattattttctggAATGTACTGAGACACAAATTCACAAATTTATTCATTACAATAATTCTAGGCGTTTCGGACATTTATGGCATATGCTGCAGCATTTGTGattttaaaatacaatctaaaaatATACTATCCTTTATATATACCCTAGAATATACTTCTTTAAAATTAATCTAATTATATTTCTAACAATTATTAACTatattacaattacaattactCTCGTAGCAGTTAGAACTAGACATTAATCCATAACTTATACTCTTTAATCTATAACGAAGACAATCAATTTGCACTAACAATACATCAAAGATAGGCGCCACAATTATTTTCAATACACTTATTAATACAAATTTGTATCAATAGAGAATTATTTATGAAGTATAGTATAATACCATGTAAAACTATATCTGTATTACTAAAATTCGATTCTTTGTTTATGTGTACACAGATTTATGTATGTAAATTTGTCATGGGGTTTTGTCGTATTTGTAGTTTTATATTATTTACCTAGACATTACAATGTTAAGAGTAAAGAATTTACTAAAAATTGACACAGTGATACATAGAGACATGAGTCATAAAGATCAtttgcttaaaatacattaatcagAGCTAAgtaaaataacaattaaataGGAAATAGTAAACGTAAATTTTTGTTACTTTAACAAATGATCACTATTGTTATTACTTCAGGAAACTATtgcatattaaaattaaattacataTCTATAATACAGTAAGTACTCTAATTCTGCAACTGAAAGTATATTTACAATTTACTATTTTCCAtcacaaattttatattttcttagtCTTGATGCTAATACAAGAAGATAGTAATTTTAACACTAACAGTAGGAACTTAATGCAATCCAAGCACATTCACTAATTTTTATCTGAGATAACATTCTTGGCACAAATTAAACTGAATGAACAGCATCACCAATATCACTTAGGATATTAGCTTGTACAATTTCTTTATTCTCTTGAATTTAGTTCATTAGGCTACTTTGGCAAAACATTTACTACAACAATTATATTGTACAATTAGAGTTATATTTTCAAGTCAGAATTTTTATTGTGACTTAATATATAAAGTATTCTCTGCTTTTTTTATCCATATTGTTACGAttcacaaaaatattttttatattgtagATTATTTAGAATAATAAGAGTTTGTTTCATTTGTAATTTACAAGTTAAACCTACAGATAAATTATCATACACAATGAAATGTTAGATAATTTACATGTTCTAATAATAAATGAATACTgttaacatacaatacaaattaTGGCCAAATTGTGTATAATAATCAGACAGTATAtaataacaaaaaatgttttattatacATGAATTGTGCTAAGACTGACTGTGCAAGTATGTCAATTTTAAAATACACTGGAAGTAATTAGAATAACATGAAGATAAGAAAAGCTACATTGGATAGTGTAAATTATCAAATACAAGTGTATACTATCAGTATAATTATATGAATTGTTCACTGTTCAAATTCAGTCTATTGTTAAATCAtatgtaaatatatataaattgaaAACAGTTAACTAAACGCAAAATAAGTAacagtattcaaattttatagTAAACGTATAATTACAAGAAAATAGTTGTGCTATATAACACTCAAGGTATTACTTTCTCAGGTAAATCAGTCTCTAATAATGAAATTTTCATGTATTAGACATTTctctttttaatttgatttataACAAATTACTATAACATTTAGAATGCATTTTCACTTCTCGTTGTTGTTTAAATCTGAGCACTGAATTGaatcaattttaaaatatatatgtgccaaatataatattatgattatcttcaAACAAGTTCTAATATCTTAATAATTCCTTGGGAATTTGCAGCTACTACAACATTAGACATTTGCCTCCAACATACAGCAGACACAAATTCATTTAGATCTTCCTCTCTTCGTTCTTGTATTTCTAATATACTTCGAACAGCATCAAATTTATAAGAGAATAATTGTTTTGTAAGTCCTTTGTAATACACATAAAGCGCATTATTTTCTGATCCACATGCCACGTAATCACCATCGGTAGCGAGACCTACGAAATTCTTTTCATTAACGTGTCCAACAAACGAGCGCAAACAATGCGGATTATTAATGTTCCACATTTTCAATTGCGAATCGGTACTTGCAGACACTATTTCctctttattaataaatttaacatATGAGACGGCTTTGCGGTGGCCTTTAAAAATGCACAGTGCTTCCTTCATATTACGTAGATCATAATAGTGGACACAATGGTCGGCAGATCCAAATGCTAAGTGACATGAACTACGTGGATTAAACTTGACGCAACACACATTAGCTTTTGCTTCTAAAGAGGCAACGGAATGATCGTTATTCAGAGACCATAATTTAACTCTGGCATCATCTGAACCTGATGCTATAAGTCGGGTATCTACATCATTGAAGTCAACAGACCAACATCTCTTCTCATGTTCCTGAAATGCTTTTGTTCTTTGACCAGTTGCAGCATCCCATACTGTTACAGTTCCTTCATAATCAGAGGATGCCAACATTCCTTTATGAAAAGAATTCCATGAAACACAGGATATTTTAGAGCTGGAAACCATTTCTACACAGGGATAATGAATATCTACTGTGTCCCTTATTACAGCACTATAATCAAATACTTTTATACGTTTTGTAACTCCAGCTATAGCAAAGAATTCATTATCTTTATCGAATTCTATGCTTGATACAATGGTAGAGTTGTTAAAAATATCTGATGAATAGTTCAAAGTTGCCAATGGCCGTAACGAATTATATCTTGAAAATTTAACAAGATTTTCTCTAAACACATCAAGTCCTGAACTTGTACCATGCCATGTTTCAGTCTGAGTTTGAGGTTTATGTCCAAGAAGTAATTCCTTAGCACGAGAGTCAAAATAACATTGTACGAAATCATCGAAATGAGCGTGCattcttttcctacgtatagccAATGTCGAGCCCGCTGCTTGATCATTTTGCTTTTGACTTCCTGTAGAATTAGTAAATGTATCATTACCAGATGCGCTTGTTTTTTCATTTGATTTTACCATGTTTGAGTGTATTATGTCTATAAGGCCAATCATTTCTTTTCTAATAGCCGACACTTGTGCAGTATCATTTTCATTTGATTTCTTTAAATCTTCTATCTTAGGACATTTGCTCTGGACATCCTTTAAAATACTTTCAACTTCTTCCATATCCCTTTTAATTAATGCTATCTCCTTTTGTAATTGATTCTTTTGTTCTTCTTTTTGCTGCAACAGATGTTTCAAAAATTCATGCAGCAATTTGTTTTGTGCCGCACATGTTTCTGCTTCAAGCAAATGTTTTCTCTGTGTCAATACTTCTAACATTACATTTACATCTGGCAAAGTGAGATTAGCGCTTTCTGCGGCTACAATATCTCTCAAGCCATCATATGGTGGTATAGATAAATCCGTGCCTCTATGTCTACCATCAGCAGTATACGAAGATCCTAATTCAGCGAGACCCTTGATTCTAGTTTTATATTTTGATATTAATTCATGTAACAAAAAGTTCGGAAAAATATCTTGTTGCGTTAACGTGTAGCTACATTTTGGACAACGCCCATTAGCTTCCAAAGATTTTACTATACAGCGATAACAAAACGTGTGACCGCAACGTGTGATATGAGCTTCATCGATTATATCGAAACAAATAGGACACAGATAATCATTATTTTTATCTTCAAGTGTACCACTGATCCTGTGTAGTACATTCGTTGAGTGATGTTGTTTACTTATCCTACTGCTACATTCACCTACTCCCCCACTGCTTCCAGCAGTGCTATCATTTCCCAGGTTACTATCACTGATAGTCGACATTATTCTTTTGAACTGAATAATATATCTTAAAATATACCTGCTGATTTCAATATGCTTTCTTAAATTTCATATCGTAAAAGCCTTTCTTAAGTCTTTCAACAGTAATGTCAACTTGGCTAATAATCAGTCTAAagaaattattatattaaacATAATGCGTTTGTaaacttttttttatataacAAAATATGTGTCTGGTAACTCCTTCCGCGCAGCGAGCTTTTGCTTCGTATCATGCGTACAATACCGTCTCTCAGTCTAGTCTCTCCTGAAACAATGAAAATAATGCCAGTGAGCTCATGGAACACAAATTTCACTCAAATTCAAGAGTTTTGTTAACAGAAAATACTTTatggaaaaatttgtaaaaCAACAAAGAAAAAGCAACTCTGAATATTATAGAAAGCTCAGGCAGCATTATGACAATTGTTTCAGGCTGGAACTATCAATAAAACATCTGAATATTATTTAATTGTTAATTTACACAATCTTAAAATAAAAGTATAGAAATAATTGGTAAAACAGTACTCAGTATTATAAGTAGTGTTTATTATATATAGACTGCAGATGTTTATGCCAATGcatatttttatagaaaatagATGATTCTTAGAATGGATCCTTGTTGTGCCATTAAatggttttaaatattttttctatttcaCATAGTTTGCATAATACAGTTGTTTTGCATATTGCATATTCTACTTTGTATATTTACTGCATACTGTGTGTACatcttatacatatgtatctacTTTCTACATATTTCATATGTACAATAACACATTTATCAATGGTAAGGTATCAGTAATTTAACATTTGTGCAGTTTCACTTTTCAATATTACCAGAGACTATGAAAAAAACATTAGAAACATTAGGTTTCCTGTAACTGGATCAGTTAACTTCCAATACCAAGAAATTATATGATACACTCAGTAAGTGTGAGCTAGAAATTatacaaaaatttgaatttgttttGTAATGAAACACTCGTTATAATACATTATCCAATATTAGTAACATTTTGAAGTATGCACACTAAACTGCAAATCTTTTtacatttatggaaattttaaaaaaatagaaagtaaagtataaattatattatttaacaGATAAAGCAAATTTCTATTTAAGTTTCCTTCCTTTAACTCagtttatgaaaatatatatttgcataAAACTTCTCTAACACATACATTGAAGAGCCATAGAAAGTTTCAGCACATAAATGGTACAAATTTATATATGCCTCTATAACATACaatgtaaaataattttttctaaCATGCAAATTAGTTTTTGCAGTTAACGGATATCATTTTGTagttaaaaatattacaaaaactATTATGATATACTCTAACTTAAATTACAATAAGTAAAATAACAAAATGATTAGTATCTTTGAGATGTACATATAACATATTGCCTGCATACTTTTTATGCATATATTTCATATCTTTTGCAGATTTCGATATCTTATACCCACATAAACATCTACAGTCTAAACATATGCTTAGATAGCATGTTGTGTGCCCTGATTTATCTTCTTTTATGAGACAATTAGTGTAACAACATTGTCTGCATACGATATTTATATCTGAACGATACCTCTATCTGAATATAGACACGTATCTAAAGACTAAATGTACATATTGTACGAAAGAAAGTGTATTTCATAAAAAGAGCATCaacatagaaattacatatTTATGTGACACAGAAAAACGTAATTATGATATGAAATATGTTATAGGTTACTAGGAACAATTATGGACTTACAGTAAAATATTCTTTTGTAGTTTTCCTTTAACTAATTCATCGTATTTGGCCGCTGTGGGAGTCAATGAAATATTACATTCATCTTCTGCTTCGTATACACCGAGCACCAATCCTTTCTGTTGAAaatcaaaatataataaataaatattaggaTGTAGATACGTTTCTGTTAAGTGTAGTAGTATAGCTGAATCATAGCCTCACAAAACAAATGTATATATTTCGTGAAATTATTTAGCAAAGAGATAGAAAAGACACAGTAAAAGGGAATGATCAACATTCCACGTAATAACTAATTGAAATTTGTGCATCCCGATAAAGTATCTCTCCCCTTTACCATCTTACAGTTTTCGAAGACCAAAACGAAAATTCTCCGCTTCGGTAGCTTTGTTGCGTAAAATGGAATTACACCGTTCTCCCGGTATTAGAATAGTGAAGGATACTTCTTAATGTACAAATGAATAACATTATAATTACCTTCATGGTCGAGATGCTGGATAAGAAACGTAACTGCGAATTTCCGTATTGCAGACTCTTACCCCTGATAAGAGACAATGCCATAATTTGTTCAAGAGAGCATTTAGgtgtgatatatatatatacacgcaCGTATATCTATATAGATATGCACGCGTGTGTAAGTCGAATATACATACATGCAATCGTATACGTATATATGTCCTTCGGGAGATACGATATCTAGCAAACTTGGTCACCAATGTGTAGATCCGCCACTCTAGCaccttattttatttatttttgtattgcCATCTGGTGGCAATTTTCGTAAATTACAAACACATAATTTTAATGAGAGTTTGCCGATAATATCAGCATAACTCACGGCCTATTTAAAATAACCAATCGTATTCAAGAACCAACGAGAGCGCATTACGAACTTCTTTAATTTTGTAATCACATAAATTTACGttacaaattaattttttaactctTACTACTAATATAGTACTTAGTAATAAAATTAGCCGTTAAATTTATCATCTTTTTTTAAACACATAATTTATGTTAAATATACATACATTTGTTTATATATTTAAACTGATTTACGTACATTTTATATATACAGGCATAATGTTAAATAACATATTATCAGTAAATAATCGTTAACAAAAATTAACGATTTTTATAACAAATAAAGGATgtaaagaattttattaaatataactAATTATTGAGAAAGTCCGCCATAGGATCATCTGCACGTTTTCGCTTCATTTGGAATGCTTCGATTTCTTCTGCCGTTGGTTCTTTTGCTTCATACATACTATTGTAAGGACGTTTTCTTTcatctatatgtatatattcttCCATTTCCTTCTgagttttttcttctttttgcaaAGCCTGTTGTAATTTATCTTGCTCTTTAATTAGTTTTTCCTTGTTCTTTCGTCTCTCTTTTTGTTTTCGTTTTTTATCTTTCTTCTTAGACGacctcaattttttcattaatctcgacttcttttcttcttcgtcGGATGAAGTATCACTACCTGATGATTTCTCGTCTTCTGACTCCTGTTTTTCATCATCGGGAACGTGTTCCTCATTTGTAATAGATTTCTTGCTTGCCATAATTGTTGCTTCAGACGCTTTTATACCCGCTTCTCCCGTACAATATGAATTCTTTATAAAAGAATGGCAACATTTGTAGCCCCATTTACCGGCCTGCCAATAAGATCCCCAAACAGACGTATGATTATTTGGAAAAACATCTTCTTCATACTTTGATCGAATTACTTGTCTGTCTTGTCCCTTAATAATCTATAAATTAATATACATTAGAAAAGTGTTTAAAGGTTGACATATCTTaattatctattttataaaTTGACATACCTTTCCATATCTAGAGTATTCTACATATTGTTCTGTTTGTGCCAGTAAAAGAGAAGAAGGAGGAGCATCAAGATGCTCTTCACCTCCATACCTATCAATTATGCTGTCACGAGCTTTATCCTTTAATTCGTCGCGCTTTTTATCGTATTCCTGTTTAAGTAATTCTAATTTCGTTGGTTCAGCAAGTAAATGAACATCAACGCCCCTTTCGTGCGCTTCCCATGCAAATAATTGTGCATTTGCATGCCGCTGTGTATCTCCCGAAAAACGCGCGAAATTTTCACCTTTATAATCAACTCTGAAATTAAATGTATTAAagatataattcatatttttgttataataaaactaaattactattacaataATGTACATACTCTCTTTCTGTACCAGCATAAGGATTATCTCTCATAGATCTTGTTTTAGGATCATAATATGCAGAATTTGGATCCAAGTTTCTTAAATATTTTGCTGTATCTTCTCTAATTCTGAGATTTCTAACAGTAATACGCTGTTTAGAATCTACTTTTGTTCCAGGCATATCGACTTCATCCACATATTTATCTTCATCCTTGTCTGAATCTTGTTCATCATTTTCTTCTGCATTTAATTTTTCCGCCCGCATTTGCCTCTTTGCTTCCTCAATTTTTTGATATTCTTCAACAATAGCCCTGTGTTCTGAGGGATCATATCCAGCCCACCTATAATTAATAAGTAAATTAAATGTATATAGAATATTGATCTGAGCTCTAATATCTGTTCAGATATGAGATAACATGAAGTTATTGTTAGAGGTAATAAGGTGTAAATGTTTACCTATCTCTTTTGCCATCATAATCCATAGACAATTCAGGTTGTGAAAATTCATCTggtgcaatgtttgcatttgtaTATTTGGCTCCTATTTTACGGGGACGCTCCATGCATTCCTTTCTTTTATGAGTCATGGCACCACAATTCTCACATGCACCTTTGCGATACTTTGTTATTAATTTAGATGTATCTACACCACGTTTATACCATTCATCTATTCCACTAAATTGCTTTTGTTTTTCAGGTTGTGGTCTTTGATGTTTCAAAGTGGGACCcttaaatatttttgtaaaattagTATGCTGATTAGAAACACTATTATAGTACATTAACTTCTGAAAATACTACATACTTGTGCTCCAAAGTACCATGGCGTAGCGCTAATATATTGCGGAATATGTGGATTAATATCTTTACCCTCTTCATCGACTGCAGCTGGTGCTGTACCAGCTTTTCTAGCCTCTTCTAATTCTTTTGCTTTTCGCCAATCTTCTCTGCTTTTCTTTTTAGGTTCATCTTCAAAACTGCTTGTGTTCTTTATTATCTTCGATACTGGTACGTTGGCTAGCGTATTAGCCATTTTTGCGAAATAATTACGTCCTTGCTAATCTCTATACTGAGACAACTTTTGCATTTGACGTTTTACATCACAAAGCCCATATGATACTGTAAACTTAACCTAACTCACAAGAAAATAATGCAAAGCATATATATCATTAGGGTCGGTTTACAAACATTTTTCACAAATGAACAGTAACGTAATTGTAAAATTACAACAAAAGTTCATAGCcacagaatttttatttaaaatatcattagcaaccattatatgtctctttttatatatattttataacgTTTGTATTATTAAGTTTGAAGAACATTTTTCATACAGCAGCCTGACTGCGagttttattgaatattattaataaattgaACAACATGATAGCATTAGATGAAAAGAAATGGAAGTGAAAGAAATCAAGTATTCAATAATTTGAAACTTatattttacttaaaattttttaatttatatttaaaggTGGGGAAAGATCAACTCGATTGTTGGAAATCTCCTTAAAGAGGCCCATTTAAAAAGTGGGGATTTGTCGACAGTATCGGGGCCTTATAAATATCATGTACCAAATTTAACACTTTTGCTTCGATTTTCCATTCAAAGCATATAAGTAGTATATTAAGAAGAATGCGTATTTGTTAATACTTTTAAAGACGTTAATATGTCCTAATTTCGTTACAAGAAACAGCTGCGATTTCCAGCTGCTTCAAGAATTGGAATGTGAGATCAAAATGGAGGTGGTGCCAGATAGATCGATATTGTTCCGTAATGTCACGTATTGTTGCTGATTCTTCTGCTTGTTGCATACTAGTAAGTGAAtatttacatatatttatataatgtaAATTGTTATACTATTTGTTTATTATACGATGagcaaattaattaattaaatattgat contains:
- the LOC143182807 gene encoding E3 ubiquitin-protein ligase COP1-like, which translates into the protein MSTISDSNLGNDSTAGSSGGVGECSSRISKQHHSTNVLHRISGTLEDKNNDYLCPICFDIIDEAHITRCGHTFCYRCIVKSLEANGRCPKCSYTLTQQDIFPNFLLHELISKYKTRIKGLAELGSSYTADGRHRGTDLSIPPYDGLRDIVAAESANLTLPDVNVMLEVLTQRKHLLEAETCAAQNKLLHEFLKHLLQQKEEQKNQLQKEIALIKRDMEEVESILKDVQSKCPKIEDLKKSNENDTAQVSAIRKEMIGLIDIIHSNMVKSNEKTSASGNDTFTNSTGSQKQNDQAAGSTLAIRRKRMHAHFDDFVQCYFDSRAKELLLGHKPQTQTETWHGTSSGLDVFRENLVKFSRYNSLRPLATLNYSSDIFNNSTIVSSIEFDKDNEFFAIAGVTKRIKVFDYSAVIRDTVDIHYPCVEMVSSSKISCVSWNSFHKGMLASSDYEGTVTVWDAATGQRTKAFQEHEKRCWSVDFNDVDTRLIASGSDDARVKLWSLNNDHSVASLEAKANVCCVKFNPRSSCHLAFGSADHCVHYYDLRNMKEALCIFKGHRKAVSYVKFINKEEIVSASTDSQLKMWNINNPHCLRSFVGHVNEKNFVGLATDGDYVACGSENNALYVYYKGLTKQLFSYKFDAVRSILEIQERREEDLNEFVSAVCWRQMSNVVVAANSQGIIKILELV
- the LOC143182808 gene encoding cytosol aminopeptidase isoform X2; this encodes MKGLVLGVYEAEDECNISLTPTAAKYDELVKGKLQKNILLAGPKIPKGQTRVFWGLDENDYAGVAVVGLGKKDPGINKLEEIDEGKESIRLAAAAGCRALDAVEIKDIELESLGDAEAAAEGAALSTWFYQGLKNKEQQKVFPKISLYGQEGQKEWIIGSIKAQAQNWARELADTPANLMTPTIFSNEVSSVLSTLGITVQVHDKKWAEEKRMGSFLSVSNGSLEPPKFVEIHYKGDEGKSQPIVFVGKGVTFDAGGISLKPSADMDEMRADMSGAACVAAAIRAVAELKLKVNIVGLIPLTENLPSGTATKPGDLVVAMNGKTIIVDNTDAEGRLILADALCYAQEFNPRFVLDIATLTGAMRITLGRAATGVFSNDDGLFETLKKAGTETGDRVWRLPLWQHFTDEMTKKIKSADINNTAKTKGGGSCTAAAFLREFVGNDTPWMHLDIAGVMGSGHEELPYISAGMTGRPTRTLIEFLKACS
- the LOC143182808 gene encoding cytosol aminopeptidase isoform X1; its protein translation is MALSLIRGKSLQYGNSQLRFLSSISTMKKGLVLGVYEAEDECNISLTPTAAKYDELVKGKLQKNILLAGPKIPKGQTRVFWGLDENDYAGVAVVGLGKKDPGINKLEEIDEGKESIRLAAAAGCRALDAVEIKDIELESLGDAEAAAEGAALSTWFYQGLKNKEQQKVFPKISLYGQEGQKEWIIGSIKAQAQNWARELADTPANLMTPTIFSNEVSSVLSTLGITVQVHDKKWAEEKRMGSFLSVSNGSLEPPKFVEIHYKGDEGKSQPIVFVGKGVTFDAGGISLKPSADMDEMRADMSGAACVAAAIRAVAELKLKVNIVGLIPLTENLPSGTATKPGDLVVAMNGKTIIVDNTDAEGRLILADALCYAQEFNPRFVLDIATLTGAMRITLGRAATGVFSNDDGLFETLKKAGTETGDRVWRLPLWQHFTDEMTKKIKSADINNTAKTKGGGSCTAAAFLREFVGNDTPWMHLDIAGVMGSGHEELPYISAGMTGRPTRTLIEFLKACS
- the Slu7 gene encoding pre-mRNA-splicing factor Slu7, yielding MANTLANVPVSKIIKNTSSFEDEPKKKSREDWRKAKELEEARKAGTAPAAVDEEGKDINPHIPQYISATPWYFGAQGPTLKHQRPQPEKQKQFSGIDEWYKRGVDTSKLITKYRKGACENCGAMTHKRKECMERPRKIGAKYTNANIAPDEFSQPELSMDYDGKRDRWAGYDPSEHRAIVEEYQKIEEAKRQMRAEKLNAEENDEQDSDKDEDKYVDEVDMPGTKVDSKQRITVRNLRIREDTAKYLRNLDPNSAYYDPKTRSMRDNPYAGTEREVDYKGENFARFSGDTQRHANAQLFAWEAHERGVDVHLLAEPTKLELLKQEYDKKRDELKDKARDSIIDRYGGEEHLDAPPSSLLLAQTEQYVEYSRYGKIIKGQDRQVIRSKYEEDVFPNNHTSVWGSYWQAGKWGYKCCHSFIKNSYCTGEAGIKASEATIMASKKSITNEEHVPDDEKQESEDEKSSGSDTSSDEEEKKSRLMKKLRSSKKKDKKRKQKERRKNKEKLIKEQDKLQQALQKEEKTQKEMEEYIHIDERKRPYNSMYEAKEPTAEEIEAFQMKRKRADDPMADFLNN